From the genome of candidate division TA06 bacterium:
TATGCTATGACATTAAAGAAACGGCCCAAAGACCTCAAGCCGGCGCAAGGTTTTTAAATTTTTCGTCGGTGGAGCGAAGACGGCCCAAGGCCACCTTCAACAGGGCCGCCAGAATCTTGGAAGTGATGCCGGGATCGGTCAAAAGCATCTGGTCAAAGACCTTTTTGGTGATCACCACCAGTTCGGCGTCCTCCGTTATCCTGGCGGTGGCCGAGCGGGGCTGGGCGTCCACCAGGGACATTTCGCCGAAAAAACTGCCGGGGTTCAAAGCCGCCAAAAGCAGATCGTCCTTGCCGGGAACCGATTTGTAAATGCCCACCTGCCCGGAATGGATCAAATACATCACCTCGCCCGGCGTGCCCTCAAAAAACAGAGTCCGGCCCTGGCGGTAACTGCGCAGGAAAATAAGCTTGGCTATCCGCTCCAGTTCCTCCGGGGTCAGCGAAGAAAAAAGATGGTTATTGATCAGGGCTTCGATGATCTGGGACATTTTAGGGAACTCCTTGGTTTTTAATATTCTGTGGATCCGGATAAATTCAATATTTCATCAAACAGGAGGGGGAAATGAGCTCCATCACCAATCTCAGGGACTTTCTGCTGTTTCAGGAACTGGCCGAAGACGAGATGCTGCGCCTGACCCAGCTTTTTTCCACCGAGGCCGAGGATTTTATGCCCGGAGCCATCATCTGCCAGAAGAACGCCCCCGGCGACAGCATGTACCTGATCAAGAGCGGCAAGGTTCAGATCAGCCTGCCCACCGATCAGGGCGACGTGGTGCTGGC
Proteins encoded in this window:
- a CDS encoding cyclic nucleotide-binding domain-containing protein encodes the protein MSQIIEALINNHLFSSLTPEELERIAKLIFLRSYRQGRTLFFEGTPGEVMYLIHSGQVGIYKSVPGKDDLLLAALNPGSFFGEMSLVDAQPRSATARITEDAELVVITKKVFDQMLLTDPGITSKILAALLKVALGRLRSTDEKFKNLAPA